One region of Vitis vinifera cultivar Pinot Noir 40024 chromosome 1, ASM3070453v1 genomic DNA includes:
- the LOC100247256 gene encoding protein CURLY FLAG LEAF 1 — protein MTAPNMATITASLERSLQNCSLNHSSSNSGEGSGVEDGIGISSTSDDASPENLSHSDTTLELNSQMSLPYHWEQCLDLKTGEIYYINWINGKKAKEDPRTMADYSGGGGELDYSEDDSSYDSEGSSSGSPPSSSRDQHHPHHHYRVVEKDHVLVVAGCKSCLMYFMVPKQVEDCPKCAGQLLHFDRSEPANASP, from the exons ATGACAGCTCCAAACATGGCTACGATCACTGCGTCCTTGGAGAGATCTCTCCAAAACTGTTCGCTAAATCACAGCAGCAGTAACAGCGGTGAAGGCTCAGGTGTTGAAGATGGCATAGGCATATCATCAACCTCTGATGACGCTTCGCCGGAGAATCTCTCCCACTCCGACACCACCTTGGAGCTCAATTCCCAAATGTCTCTCCCTTACCATTGGGAACAATGCCTCGATTTAAAG ACGGGAGAAATCTACTACATAAACTGGATAAACGGCAAGAAAGCCAAGGAAGACCCTCGAACAATGGCGGACTACAGCGGCGGCGGAGGAGAGCTCGACTACTCAGAGGACGACAGCTCCTACGACAGCGAGGGCTCATCATCAGGATCACCCCCATCGTCCTCGAGAGACCAACACCACCCCCACCATCACTACAGAGTGGTGGAGAAAGACCACGTCCTCGTCGTGGCCGGCTGCAAGAGTTGCCTCATGTATTTCATGGTGCCCAAACAGGTGGAAGACTGCCCCAAATGCGCCGGCCAGCTCCTCCACTTCGACCGCTCTGAACCTGCAAATGCCTCTCCATAA